In a genomic window of Pseudomonas oryzihabitans:
- the dadA gene encoding D-amino acid dehydrogenase: MRVLVLGSGVIGTTSAYYLARQGFEVVVVDRQAGPALETSHANAGQVSPGYASPWAAPGVPLKALKWLFQKHAPLAIRLTGDANQYLWMAQMLRNCTAARYAVNKERMVRLSEYSRDCLDELRQETGIAYEGRQLGTTQIFRTQQQVDAAAKDIAVLERSGVPFELLDRDGVARVEPALAAVKHKLAGGLRLPNDQTGDCFLFTNRLAEEARRLGVEFRFGAQIQQLSASGDRIDGVKVDGELLTADHYVLALGSYSPQLLAPLGIRAPVYPLKGYSLTVPIVDASMAPTSTILDETYKVAITRFDDRIRVGGMAEICGFDLSLDPRRRATLEMITGDLYPRGGDLARASFWTGLRPTTPDGTPIVGATRYRNLFLNTGHGTLGWTMACGSGRLLADLIGRKRPQISAEGLDISRYSATQESPRNARTASAH, from the coding sequence ATGCGTGTACTGGTTTTGGGGAGCGGCGTCATCGGCACCACCAGCGCCTACTATCTGGCCCGCCAGGGGTTCGAGGTGGTCGTGGTCGATCGCCAGGCCGGTCCGGCGCTGGAGACCAGCCACGCCAATGCCGGTCAGGTCTCGCCTGGCTATGCCTCGCCCTGGGCCGCGCCCGGGGTGCCGCTCAAGGCGCTGAAGTGGTTGTTCCAAAAGCATGCGCCCCTGGCCATTCGCCTGACCGGCGATGCCAACCAGTACCTGTGGATGGCGCAGATGCTGCGCAACTGCACCGCTGCCCGCTATGCGGTGAACAAGGAGCGCATGGTGCGGCTGTCCGAATACAGCCGTGACTGCCTCGACGAGCTGCGCCAGGAAACCGGGATCGCCTACGAAGGCCGCCAACTGGGCACTACCCAGATCTTCCGTACCCAGCAGCAGGTGGACGCCGCGGCCAAGGACATCGCCGTGCTGGAGCGCTCCGGCGTGCCCTTCGAACTGCTCGACCGCGACGGCGTGGCCCGGGTCGAACCGGCGCTGGCGGCGGTCAAGCACAAGCTCGCCGGCGGTCTGCGCCTGCCCAACGACCAGACCGGTGACTGCTTCCTGTTCACCAATCGCCTGGCCGAGGAAGCCCGCCGCCTGGGCGTGGAGTTCCGCTTCGGTGCCCAGATCCAGCAACTCAGCGCCAGTGGCGACCGTATCGACGGCGTAAAAGTCGACGGCGAGCTGCTCACCGCCGATCACTACGTCCTGGCCCTGGGCAGCTATTCGCCGCAACTGCTGGCGCCCCTGGGTATCCGCGCGCCGGTCTATCCGCTCAAGGGTTATTCGCTGACGGTGCCCATCGTCGATGCCAGCATGGCGCCGACCTCGACCATCCTCGACGAGACCTACAAGGTCGCCATCACCCGCTTCGACGACCGCATCCGCGTCGGCGGCATGGCCGAGATCTGTGGCTTCGACCTGAGCCTGGACCCGCGGCGGCGGGCGACCCTGGAAATGATCACCGGGGATCTCTATCCTCGCGGCGGCGACCTCGCCCGGGCCAGTTTCTGGACCGGCTTGCGACCCACCACCCCGGACGGGACCCCCATCGTCGGCGCCACCCGCTATCGCAACCTGTTCCTCAACACCGGGCACGGGACGCTGGGCTGGACCATGGCCTGTGGCTCCGGTCGCCTGCTGGCCGATCTGATCGGTCGCAAGCGGCCGCAGATCAGCGCCGAGGGTCTCGACATTTCCCGTTATTCCGCCACCCAGGAGTCCCCGCGCAATGCCCGTACAGCGTCTGCACACTGA
- a CDS encoding RidA family protein: MPVQRLHTDRRLSEINIHNGTVYLAGQLADDFSGDIYQQTRETLANVDKFLAEAGSDKQHILVVTIFLRDIALHFEGMNRAWDEWVAQGATPGRTTVEAKLAKPDILVEMNVIAAVKA, translated from the coding sequence ATGCCCGTACAGCGTCTGCACACTGATCGCCGCCTAAGCGAGATCAACATCCACAACGGCACCGTCTACCTCGCCGGCCAACTGGCCGACGACTTTTCCGGCGACATCTACCAGCAGACCCGCGAGACCCTGGCCAACGTCGACAAATTCCTTGCCGAGGCCGGCAGCGACAAGCAGCACATCCTGGTGGTGACCATCTTCCTGCGCGACATCGCCCTGCATTTCGAGGGCATGAATCGCGCCTGGGACGAGTGGGTCGCCCAGGGCGCCACCCCCGGTCGCACCACTGTAGAAGCCAAGCTGGCCAAGCCCGATATCCTGGTGGAGATGAACGTCATCGCCGCGGTGAAAGCCTAG
- the alr gene encoding alanine racemase, whose amino-acid sequence MRPARALIDLAALRHNYRLARELSDARALAVIKADAYGHGAVAVAGALAGEADGFAVACIEEALELRAAGIRAPILLLEGFFTADELPLIAEHDLWMVIHADWQLEALERATLTRPLQVWLKLDSGMHRVGFFPQDYAAAYKRLLASGKVSGIVKMTHFARADEPDSPATAAQIATFRAATEGLPGPTSLRNSPATLGWPQAAGDWVRPGLMLYGVSPFTAPQAVAERLQPVMTLTSRVIAVRELPAGEPVGYGARFVTERPTRVGVVALGYADGYPRHAPNDTPVAIDGRPGRLIGRVSMDMLTVDLSDHPQAGVGSEVEFWGRQVSVAALAERCGTIPYQLLCNLKRVPRHYQG is encoded by the coding sequence ATGCGTCCCGCCCGCGCCCTCATCGACCTCGCCGCCCTGCGCCACAACTACCGCCTGGCGCGGGAACTCTCCGACGCCCGTGCCCTGGCGGTGATCAAGGCCGATGCCTATGGGCATGGCGCGGTGGCGGTGGCCGGCGCCCTGGCGGGCGAGGCCGATGGCTTCGCCGTGGCCTGTATCGAAGAGGCGCTGGAGTTGCGCGCCGCGGGTATCCGCGCGCCCATCCTCTTGCTGGAAGGCTTCTTTACCGCCGACGAGTTGCCGCTCATCGCCGAGCACGATCTGTGGATGGTGATCCATGCCGACTGGCAGCTCGAAGCCCTGGAGCGCGCCACTTTGACACGGCCGCTGCAGGTCTGGTTGAAGCTGGATTCCGGCATGCACCGGGTCGGCTTCTTTCCCCAGGATTACGCGGCTGCGTACAAGCGGCTGCTGGCCAGCGGCAAGGTCAGCGGCATCGTCAAGATGACCCACTTCGCCCGCGCCGACGAGCCGGATAGCCCGGCTACCGCTGCCCAGATCGCCACCTTCCGCGCTGCCACCGAAGGTCTGCCGGGTCCTACCAGCCTGCGCAACTCGCCGGCGACCCTGGGCTGGCCCCAGGCGGCCGGCGACTGGGTACGGCCGGGGCTGATGCTCTATGGCGTCTCGCCCTTCACCGCGCCCCAGGCCGTCGCCGAGCGGCTGCAGCCGGTGATGACCCTGACCTCGCGGGTGATCGCCGTGCGCGAACTGCCGGCCGGTGAGCCGGTGGGCTATGGCGCCCGCTTCGTCACCGAGCGGCCGACGCGGGTCGGGGTGGTCGCCCTGGGCTATGCCGATGGCTATCCGCGCCATGCGCCCAACGACACCCCGGTGGCCATCGATGGCCGCCCTGGGCGATTGATCGGGCGGGTGTCCATGGACATGCTCACCGTCGATCTCAGCGATCATCCCCAGGCCGGGGTAGGCAGCGAAGTCGAGTTCTGGGGCAGGCAGGTCTCGGTAGCCGCGCTGGCCGAACGCTGCGGCACCATTCCCTACCAACTGCTGTGCAACCTCAAGCGGGTGCCGCGCCACTACCAAGGCTGA
- the rep gene encoding DNA helicase Rep: MSKLNPRQAEAVAYISGPLLVLAGAGSGKTSVITRKIAYLVQQCGIRAQYICAVTFTNKAAREMKARVASLLKAGEGRGLTVSTFHNLGLNIIRREYVHLGYKPGFSIFDEGDIKALLTDIMQKEYQGDDGLDEIKNYIGNWKNDLILPEEALEKARTPKEQTAAVVYLHYQRTLKAYNAVDFDDLILMPVKLFQDHPEVLERWRNRIRYMLVDEYQDTNTSQYLLVKMLVQERAQFTVVGDDDQSIYAWRGARPENLMQLKDDFPSLKVVMLEQNYRSTSRILKCANVLIANNPHVFEKQLWSEMGHGDPIRVLRCKNEDGEAERIALEILTLHLKTQRPYADFAILYRGNHQAKLMELKLQHHQIPYRLSGGTSFFARQEVKDVMSYLRLLVNPDDDNAFLRVINVPRREIGSTTLEKLGNYAGSRDLSMYAAADEIGLGEHLDARFTERLARFKRWMDGVRQNCAGEDPIGALRSMVMDIDYENWIRQNASSDKIADFRMGNVWFLLDALKNILKKDEDGEMTIEDAIAKLVLRDMLERQQEEEEGADGVQMMTLHASKGLEFPYVFIMGMEEEILPHRSSIEADTIEEERRLAYVGITRARQTLAFTYATRRKQYGELIDCTPSRFLDELPPEDLQWEGMEEAPQEQKAARGNDALAAMRAMLKKG, from the coding sequence GGCCGAAGCCGTGGCCTACATCAGCGGCCCCCTGCTGGTGCTGGCCGGCGCCGGCTCCGGCAAGACCAGCGTCATCACCCGCAAGATCGCCTACCTGGTGCAACAGTGCGGCATCCGCGCCCAGTACATCTGCGCCGTGACCTTCACCAACAAGGCGGCGCGGGAGATGAAGGCACGGGTCGCCAGCCTGCTCAAGGCCGGCGAAGGCCGCGGCCTCACCGTCTCCACCTTCCACAACCTCGGGCTGAACATCATCCGTCGCGAGTACGTGCACCTGGGCTACAAGCCGGGCTTCTCCATCTTCGACGAGGGCGACATCAAGGCGCTGCTCACCGACATCATGCAGAAGGAGTACCAGGGCGACGACGGCCTGGACGAGATCAAGAACTACATCGGCAACTGGAAGAACGACCTCATCCTGCCGGAAGAGGCCCTGGAAAAGGCGCGCACGCCCAAGGAGCAGACTGCCGCGGTGGTCTACCTGCACTACCAGCGCACCCTCAAGGCCTATAACGCGGTCGATTTCGACGACCTCATCCTGATGCCGGTGAAGCTGTTCCAGGATCACCCCGAGGTGCTGGAGCGCTGGCGCAATCGCATCCGCTACATGCTGGTGGACGAATACCAGGACACCAACACCAGCCAGTACCTGCTGGTGAAGATGCTGGTGCAGGAGCGCGCCCAGTTCACCGTGGTGGGCGACGACGACCAGTCGATCTATGCCTGGCGCGGCGCGCGGCCGGAAAACCTGATGCAGCTCAAGGACGACTTCCCCTCGCTGAAAGTGGTGATGCTGGAGCAGAACTACCGCTCCACCAGCCGCATCCTCAAGTGCGCCAACGTGCTCATCGCCAACAATCCCCATGTGTTCGAGAAGCAGCTGTGGAGCGAGATGGGCCACGGCGATCCGATCCGGGTGCTGCGCTGCAAGAACGAGGACGGCGAGGCCGAACGCATCGCCCTGGAAATCCTCACCCTGCACCTCAAGACCCAGCGGCCCTACGCGGATTTCGCCATCCTCTATCGCGGCAACCACCAGGCCAAGCTGATGGAGCTGAAACTCCAGCACCACCAGATCCCCTACCGGCTCTCCGGCGGCACCAGCTTCTTCGCCCGCCAGGAGGTCAAGGACGTGATGTCCTACCTGCGCCTGCTGGTGAATCCGGACGACGACAACGCCTTCCTGCGGGTGATCAACGTACCGCGCCGGGAGATTGGCTCCACCACCCTGGAAAAGCTCGGCAACTACGCCGGCAGCCGGGATCTATCGATGTACGCCGCTGCCGACGAGATCGGCCTCGGCGAACACCTGGACGCCCGCTTCACCGAGCGCCTGGCGCGCTTCAAGCGCTGGATGGACGGGGTGCGCCAGAACTGCGCCGGCGAAGACCCCATCGGCGCCCTGCGCAGCATGGTGATGGACATCGACTACGAGAACTGGATTCGCCAGAACGCCAGCTCCGACAAGATCGCCGACTTCCGCATGGGCAACGTCTGGTTCCTCCTGGATGCGCTGAAGAACATCCTGAAAAAGGATGAGGACGGCGAGATGACCATCGAGGATGCCATCGCCAAGCTGGTGCTGCGCGACATGCTCGAGCGCCAGCAGGAGGAAGAGGAAGGCGCAGACGGGGTGCAGATGATGACCCTGCACGCCTCCAAGGGCCTGGAGTTCCCCTATGTGTTCATCATGGGCATGGAAGAGGAGATCCTGCCGCACCGCTCCAGCATCGAGGCCGACACCATCGAGGAAGAGCGCCGCCTGGCCTACGTGGGCATCACCCGCGCCCGCCAGACCCTGGCCTTCACCTACGCCACCCGGCGCAAGCAGTACGGCGAGCTGATCGACTGCACCCCCAGCCGCTTCCTCGACGAGTTGCCACCCGAGGACCTGCAATGGGAAGGCATGGAGGAAGCCCCCCAGGAACAGAAGGCCGCCCGCGGCAACGACGCCCTGGCGGCGATGCGGGCGATGCTGAAGAAGGGGTGA
- a CDS encoding glycosyl hydrolase 53 family protein codes for MRRRSRQFGLGLTLVLALAGMARAAEPVVLPELPYIPLGVVGHDNNAAYPDAQMERRLQLLDRYNLRSYRSGEFLLLDLPRLDRLVALARQYRITLRPVITQQLTQAQAYALAKRYAQDIKIWEIGNEQDYSRVGAGIRISRLVDIYRGIRRASDELGAGLETTINVMSCNPHDRSPKARCPGEPLGSLWFLDQAKAAGFDFDHISFHYYPHYHDRGRWMDLYLGQMRAMAEKYRTRIFFNEVNCGEIYSGSTDGGRPGDRGCYDSLESILSELNGRYRDVVREINVYELLDEPTHPVPHERHFGLFYDLDRPKPVMALIRRYAGASGDVR; via the coding sequence ATGCGCCGCCGTTCGCGACAGTTTGGCCTGGGTCTGACGCTGGTCCTGGCCTTGGCCGGTATGGCGCGGGCCGCCGAGCCGGTGGTCCTGCCCGAGTTGCCCTATATCCCGCTGGGCGTGGTGGGCCACGACAACAACGCCGCCTATCCCGATGCGCAGATGGAGCGGCGGCTGCAACTGCTCGACCGCTACAACCTGCGCAGCTACCGGTCCGGTGAATTCCTGCTGTTGGACCTGCCGCGGCTGGATCGCCTGGTGGCCCTGGCCCGCCAGTACCGCATCACCCTGAGGCCGGTGATCACCCAGCAGCTGACCCAGGCTCAGGCCTACGCCCTGGCCAAGCGCTATGCCCAGGACATCAAGATCTGGGAGATCGGCAACGAACAGGACTATTCCCGCGTCGGCGCCGGGATTCGCATCAGCCGGCTGGTGGACATCTACCGGGGGATTCGACGGGCGTCCGACGAACTGGGCGCAGGACTCGAGACCACCATCAACGTGATGTCCTGCAATCCCCATGACCGGAGTCCCAAGGCGCGCTGCCCTGGCGAGCCACTGGGCTCCCTGTGGTTTCTCGACCAGGCCAAGGCGGCGGGCTTCGACTTCGACCACATCAGTTTTCACTACTACCCGCACTACCACGACCGCGGCCGCTGGATGGACCTCTACTTGGGCCAGATGCGCGCCATGGCGGAAAAGTACCGCACCCGGATCTTCTTCAACGAGGTCAATTGCGGCGAGATCTACAGCGGCAGCACCGATGGCGGCCGACCGGGCGATCGCGGCTGCTACGACAGCCTGGAGTCCATCCTCTCCGAACTCAATGGCCGCTACCGCGACGTCGTCCGGGAGATCAACGTCTACGAACTGCTCGACGAGCCGACCCACCCGGTCCCCCACGAGCGGCACTTCGGCTTGTTCTACGACCTGGACCGGCCGAAACCGGTCATGGCGCTGATTCGCCGCTATGCCGGGGCGTCCGGAGACGTCAGATAG
- a CDS encoding DinB family protein, with protein MAKRCHPLNARAGQAATPRTSPRVTVGVRALRATGPVRERVDRTLQHLFVHQLHHRGQAHALLLASGVAPPQLDEFFLAQDEPLRRAELRALGIDEQEVWGTDL; from the coding sequence ATGGCAAAGCGCTGCCACCCCCTCAATGCCAGGGCTGGCCAGGCTGCGACCCCACGCACATCTCCTCGGGTTACAGTAGGTGTTCGAGCACTCCGCGCCACCGGCCCGGTGCGGGAGCGGGTCGACCGGACCCTGCAGCATCTCTTCGTCCACCAGTTGCACCACCGCGGCCAGGCCCACGCCCTGCTGCTGGCGAGCGGCGTGGCACCGCCGCAACTGGACGAATTCTTCCTCGCCCAGGACGAGCCCCTGCGCCGAGCGGAGTTGCGGGCGCTGGGGATAGATGAGCAGGAGGTATGGGGTACTGACCTGTAG
- a CDS encoding Lrp/AsnC ligand binding domain-containing protein, giving the protein MRTHHQARRELDKIDRNILRILQEDGRISFTELGERVGLSTTPCTERVRRLEREGIIQGYNARLNPQHLRAGLLVFVELSLDYKSGDTFEEFRRAVLKLPQVLECHLVSGEFDYLVKARISEMASYRKLLGDILLKLPHVRESKSYIVMEEIKETLSLPVPD; this is encoded by the coding sequence ATGCGTACCCATCACCAGGCCAGACGCGAGCTGGACAAGATCGACCGCAATATCCTGCGCATCCTCCAGGAAGACGGGCGCATCTCCTTCACCGAACTGGGCGAGCGGGTGGGGCTGTCCACCACGCCCTGTACCGAGCGCGTCCGCCGTTTGGAGCGCGAGGGCATCATCCAGGGCTACAACGCCCGCCTCAATCCGCAGCACCTCAGGGCCGGTCTGCTGGTATTCGTCGAGCTCAGCCTGGACTACAAGTCCGGCGACACCTTCGAAGAGTTCCGCCGCGCCGTGCTCAAGCTGCCCCAGGTGCTGGAATGCCACCTGGTCTCGGGTGAATTCGACTACCTGGTCAAGGCGCGCATCTCCGAGATGGCCTCCTACCGTAAGCTGCTCGGCGACATCCTGCTCAAGCTGCCCCATGTGCGCGAATCCAAGAGCTATATCGTGATGGAAGAGATCAAGGAGACCCTGAGTCTGCCGGTACCGGATTGA
- a CDS encoding class I SAM-dependent methyltransferase encodes MDPRERQRITAANRQAWELSAPLHAQGEEWADLLRQAGQPGFSVLDDCLTRTLTELDIRGLSCAQVGCNNARELLSLAALGGQPALGIDQSTAFLAQGQQLATAAGLTPALVEADIYALPQGLGQHDLVLITIGVLGWMPDLPAFFAAVHGLLAPGGRLVIYETHPFLEVFEPQADQPLLPHYSYFRREPLVIDDLIAYDGQDHGQGATSYWHIHTLGTIVSTCLQAGLVLRRLEEHPHSNREVDYDLYENQAAQLPMSFTLVAQRPTA; translated from the coding sequence ATGGACCCGCGCGAACGCCAGCGCATCACCGCCGCCAACCGCCAGGCCTGGGAGCTGTCGGCTCCGCTCCATGCCCAGGGCGAGGAATGGGCGGATCTGCTGAGGCAAGCCGGGCAACCGGGCTTCTCGGTGCTGGACGACTGCCTGACCCGTACCCTCACCGAGTTGGATATCCGCGGCCTGAGCTGCGCCCAGGTCGGCTGCAACAATGCCCGCGAATTGCTCTCCCTGGCCGCGCTGGGCGGTCAGCCTGCCCTGGGTATCGATCAGTCGACAGCCTTTCTTGCTCAAGGCCAGCAACTGGCCACGGCGGCGGGGCTCACGCCGGCGCTGGTGGAGGCCGATATCTATGCCCTGCCCCAGGGCCTGGGGCAGCATGACCTGGTGCTGATCACCATCGGCGTGCTCGGCTGGATGCCCGACCTGCCGGCCTTCTTCGCTGCGGTACATGGCCTGCTGGCGCCGGGCGGCCGTCTGGTGATCTACGAGACCCACCCCTTCCTGGAAGTCTTCGAGCCCCAGGCGGATCAGCCTCTGCTGCCCCACTACAGCTATTTCCGCCGCGAGCCCCTGGTCATCGACGACCTCATCGCCTACGACGGCCAGGATCATGGCCAGGGCGCAACGAGCTACTGGCATATCCACACCCTGGGCACCATCGTCAGCACCTGCCTGCAAGCAGGACTTGTCTTGCGACGCCTGGAAGAACATCCGCACTCCAACCGCGAGGTGGATTACGACCTCTATGAAAACCAGGCGGCCCAGTTGCCGATGAGTTTCACCCTGGTTGCGCAACGTCCGACGGCTTAG
- a CDS encoding cellulase family glycosylhydrolase: protein MTILSSISRRLPRQALLLPALFATASLATSAQAVDLVGLNFSGATFAAQILPGVNDRNYIFPAESHFQQWSAKGVKLVRFPILWERLQPSMGVNLDPTYAGLIDRTLGYAQKYGVKVILDLHNYARYQGKVIGAGEVPYEAFQNLMTRVAQRWGTHPALYGYDIMNEPHDAVSNWPTAAQYGINGVRVADSTHPIFIEGNGWADTSRWPQWNDGLLKLTDPANNLIFMAQAFFDTNLNVASLASSYGVDRLKPFVSWLKTNNKRGFIGGFGVPDTDARWLPILDAMLAYLKQNCIPATYWAAGPGWGTYNQAVEPINGKERPQWAVLAKYLDKDSCAAIGPQMTPVATTPAKAETATGGATAGTTGGTGATGTTGNTTGATPATGTGTTGGTAGTGASTGGTTATTGTATTSSKLTTVEQLYLAYYGRAADAGGLNYWASRLASDMSVEQVAATFAANSESTALYGSLSGAALVNKVYQTLYGRSADSSGSAYWASRLANGVTARANLPLEVMRSSLGDDKTAFDKKVSTALAQGGSTATQPVQNVVQPAPSGTVSSAPLTGYANIPLGVVGHDNSDAYPDAEMEARLQLLAARNLRTYRSGEYLVTNFDRLDRLVALARKYNITLRPVITHKLSQAQAYTLAKRYANDIKIWEIGNEQDYAKAGAQDRINVLVGIYRGIKQASDELGANLKTTINVMACNSDDKTATSRCPGDRNGAMWFLDQAKASGFNFDYVSFHYYPYFDDKGYWMDMYLGQMRAMATKYKTKVFFNEMNCGNVYQGNTDGGRAGDQACYDSVKQMLTVLNTSYKDVVAEINVYELLDEPNNPVVHERHFGMMYDLKRPKPIFDMVTSFAK, encoded by the coding sequence ATGACAATCCTTAGCTCCATCTCCCGTCGCCTGCCGCGTCAGGCGTTGCTGTTGCCTGCTCTTTTCGCCACCGCTTCGCTCGCCACCTCCGCCCAGGCCGTTGACCTGGTTGGTCTCAACTTCTCCGGCGCCACCTTCGCCGCCCAGATCCTGCCCGGTGTCAACGACCGCAACTACATCTTCCCGGCCGAGAGCCATTTCCAGCAGTGGAGCGCCAAGGGCGTGAAGCTGGTGCGCTTCCCCATCCTCTGGGAACGCCTGCAACCGTCCATGGGGGTCAATCTCGACCCCACCTACGCCGGCCTGATCGATCGCACCCTGGGCTATGCCCAGAAGTACGGGGTCAAGGTCATCCTCGATCTGCACAACTACGCCCGCTATCAGGGCAAGGTCATCGGCGCGGGCGAAGTGCCCTACGAGGCCTTCCAGAATCTCATGACCCGTGTCGCCCAGCGCTGGGGCACCCATCCGGCGCTCTATGGCTACGACATCATGAACGAGCCCCACGACGCCGTGAGCAACTGGCCGACCGCCGCCCAGTACGGAATCAATGGCGTGCGCGTGGCCGACTCGACCCACCCGATCTTCATCGAGGGCAACGGCTGGGCCGACACCTCCCGCTGGCCGCAGTGGAACGACGGCCTGCTCAAGCTGACCGATCCGGCCAACAACCTGATCTTCATGGCCCAGGCCTTCTTCGATACCAATCTGAACGTCGCCAGCCTGGCGTCGAGCTATGGTGTCGACCGGCTCAAGCCCTTCGTCTCCTGGCTCAAGACCAACAACAAGCGCGGCTTCATCGGCGGCTTCGGCGTACCTGACACGGATGCGCGCTGGTTGCCCATTCTTGACGCCATGCTGGCCTACCTGAAGCAGAACTGCATTCCGGCCACCTACTGGGCCGCCGGTCCGGGTTGGGGCACCTACAACCAGGCGGTCGAGCCGATCAATGGCAAGGAGCGTCCGCAGTGGGCGGTGCTCGCCAAGTACCTCGACAAGGACAGCTGCGCGGCCATCGGTCCCCAGATGACGCCCGTCGCCACCACCCCGGCCAAGGCCGAGACCGCCACCGGCGGCGCGACCGCGGGCACCACCGGCGGTACGGGCGCTACCGGTACTACCGGCAACACGACCGGCGCAACGCCTGCCACCGGCACTGGCACTACCGGGGGCACTGCGGGGACCGGCGCGAGCACGGGAGGCACCACGGCTACCACCGGCACCGCCACGACCTCGTCCAAGCTGACCACCGTCGAACAGCTCTACCTGGCCTACTACGGTCGAGCGGCCGATGCCGGTGGCCTGAATTACTGGGCTTCGCGCCTGGCTAGCGATATGAGCGTCGAGCAGGTGGCGGCCACCTTCGCCGCCAACAGCGAATCCACCGCGCTCTATGGCTCTCTGAGTGGCGCGGCCCTGGTCAACAAGGTCTACCAGACCCTCTATGGCCGTAGCGCCGACAGCAGCGGCAGTGCCTACTGGGCCAGTCGCCTGGCCAACGGCGTCACCGCGCGCGCCAACCTGCCGCTGGAAGTCATGCGCAGCAGCCTGGGCGACGACAAGACCGCCTTCGACAAGAAGGTCAGCACCGCCCTGGCTCAGGGCGGCTCGACCGCGACCCAACCGGTGCAGAACGTGGTCCAGCCGGCTCCCAGCGGTACCGTCTCCTCGGCGCCACTGACCGGCTACGCCAACATCCCGCTGGGGGTGGTGGGTCACGACAACAGCGACGCCTATCCGGATGCGGAGATGGAAGCCCGTCTGCAATTGCTGGCGGCGCGCAACCTGCGGACCTATCGTTCCGGCGAGTACCTGGTGACCAACTTCGACCGGCTGGATCGGCTGGTGGCCCTGGCGCGCAAGTACAACATCACCCTGCGGCCGGTGATCACCCACAAGCTGAGCCAGGCACAGGCCTATACCCTGGCCAAGCGCTACGCCAACGACATCAAGATCTGGGAGATCGGTAACGAGCAGGACTATGCCAAGGCCGGTGCGCAGGATCGTATCAACGTCCTGGTCGGCATCTACCGCGGCATCAAGCAGGCCTCGGACGAACTGGGCGCCAACCTCAAGACTACCATCAACGTGATGGCCTGCAACTCGGACGACAAGACCGCCACCTCACGCTGCCCGGGTGATCGCAACGGCGCCATGTGGTTCCTCGACCAGGCCAAGGCGTCGGGTTTCAACTTCGACTATGTGAGCTTCCACTATTACCCCTACTTCGACGACAAGGGTTACTGGATGGACATGTACCTGGGGCAGATGCGCGCCATGGCCACCAAGTACAAGACCAAGGTGTTCTTCAACGAGATGAACTGCGGCAACGTCTACCAGGGCAACACCGACGGCGGTCGCGCCGGCGACCAGGCCTGCTACGACAGCGTCAAGCAGATGCTCACGGTGCTCAACACCAGCTACAAGGATGTGGTGGCCGAGATCAACGTCTACGAATTGCTCGACGAGCCGAACAACCCGGTGGTCCACGAGCGGCACTTCGGGATGATGTATGACCTCAAGCGTCCCAAGCCGATCTTCGACATGGTGACCAGCTTCGCCAAGTAA
- a CDS encoding cupin domain-containing protein — translation MDVGARLQTIRTLKGLSQRELAKRAGVTNSTISMIEKNSVSPSISSLKKVLAGIPMSLVEFFSLDLEQDAPTQVVYRANELIDIASGAQTVRMRLVGRAHPSRALAFLDETYPPGADTGEEMYAHEGEEAGLVVEGRLELTVGGEVHILEPGDSYYFESSRPHRFRNPFDAPARLISATTPANF, via the coding sequence TTGGACGTCGGTGCCCGCCTGCAAACCATCCGTACCCTCAAGGGCCTGTCCCAGCGCGAACTCGCCAAACGTGCCGGGGTGACCAACAGCACCATCTCGATGATCGAGAAGAACAGCGTCAGCCCCTCCATCAGCTCGTTGAAGAAGGTGCTGGCCGGCATTCCCATGTCCCTGGTGGAATTCTTTTCCCTGGACCTGGAACAGGATGCCCCCACCCAGGTGGTCTATCGCGCCAACGAACTCATCGACATCGCCAGCGGTGCCCAGACCGTACGCATGCGCCTGGTCGGCCGCGCCCATCCCAGTCGCGCCCTGGCCTTTCTCGACGAGACCTATCCGCCGGGTGCCGACACCGGCGAAGAGATGTACGCCCACGAGGGCGAGGAGGCCGGCCTGGTGGTGGAGGGCCGCCTGGAGCTGACCGTGGGGGGCGAGGTACATATCCTCGAACCGGGCGACAGCTACTACTTCGAGAGCAGCCGGCCGCATCGCTTCCGCAATCCCTTCGACGCCCCCGCCCGGCTGATCAGCGCGACCACGCCGGCGAATTTCTGA